From Paenibacillus sp. GP183, the proteins below share one genomic window:
- a CDS encoding Hsp70 family protein, producing MTRTAYGIDFGTTNCSIALMRTDAFSGGRYTPQCFIISPNGTPREVMSSEISFDTAGSVVSIGRRARMDVASGAADKLVDNVKWLLHNDDFRLRFGRNKEYTSIDLAAMMFDRISQQINAVPHNKPNGIVVGVPVGFSDHEKERLLEAIIKSTIAEGMKKSDIRFLSEPISAALDYGLELESNQKVLVFDFGGGTLDITLINMSVLEGEVLAKEGGHIGGRRLTTRLLTNLFIPRYGYEKLARELNLPKTQPEDEILLQCLFESGEGVELFENLDRCKIELSNESTSTLFLSRDRLNVNMTITRSDFEEAIAEELREAHDLVISSLREVSSKSVDMVVMSGGSSYIPAFRIMLQGIFGKDKVKLSTDALTSVARGLAITGFTSNDGLSAGIDDIVDVPYGIWDGQNQEIAVIIDKGVKISATEIEEARVDGIYETFRLVDTSSPFMKLRIFQKDEQIGIVEVPIVPNGMDNHFKVFFQVDKDKGWLQIRVYDVSNRKWLTIPFGKDKIRIRENWEE from the coding sequence ATGACTAGGACAGCGTATGGAATTGACTTTGGTACAACTAACTGCTCTATAGCCTTAATGCGTACAGACGCTTTCAGTGGCGGCAGGTATACACCGCAATGCTTCATTATTTCGCCTAACGGTACACCGCGTGAAGTCATGTCATCCGAGATATCATTTGATACCGCGGGTAGTGTAGTGTCGATTGGCCGCCGGGCTCGTATGGATGTTGCCTCCGGCGCCGCGGACAAACTCGTTGATAATGTAAAATGGCTTCTCCACAACGATGATTTCCGTCTTCGTTTTGGCAGAAACAAAGAATACACATCTATAGATTTGGCTGCAATGATGTTTGATCGTATTAGTCAACAAATTAATGCCGTCCCTCACAATAAACCAAATGGGATTGTAGTTGGAGTACCAGTAGGTTTTAGTGACCATGAAAAAGAAAGGCTTTTAGAAGCAATTATTAAGTCCACCATTGCTGAAGGGATGAAAAAGAGCGACATCCGTTTTTTATCTGAACCCATTTCAGCAGCACTCGATTATGGACTGGAGCTGGAATCAAATCAAAAAGTTTTGGTTTTTGACTTCGGTGGCGGGACGTTAGATATTACCTTAATTAATATGTCTGTCTTAGAAGGTGAAGTACTTGCAAAAGAAGGTGGTCATATTGGCGGACGCCGGTTAACAACCCGCTTGTTAACAAACCTGTTTATCCCTCGTTATGGTTATGAAAAACTGGCACGGGAACTCAACCTGCCAAAAACGCAACCCGAAGATGAAATATTGCTGCAATGTTTATTTGAATCGGGAGAAGGTGTTGAGCTCTTTGAAAACTTAGATCGTTGTAAAATTGAACTCTCCAACGAGAGTACGTCAACACTGTTCCTCTCACGCGATCGTTTAAATGTAAACATGACAATTACGCGAAGCGATTTCGAAGAGGCCATTGCAGAAGAATTGAGAGAAGCGCATGATCTCGTCATATCCAGCTTAAGGGAAGTCAGCAGCAAGTCAGTGGATATGGTTGTCATGTCGGGCGGATCCTCCTATATACCTGCCTTTCGGATCATGCTGCAAGGGATCTTTGGCAAAGATAAAGTGAAACTCTCTACCGATGCACTCACAAGTGTAGCAAGAGGACTCGCCATTACGGGGTTTACGTCTAATGATGGCCTTTCTGCTGGAATAGACGACATTGTGGACGTGCCCTATGGCATCTGGGATGGCCAAAATCAAGAAATAGCAGTCATTATCGATAAAGGAGTAAAGATTTCTGCTACTGAAATTGAAGAAGCCAGAGTAGATGGGATCTACGAGACATTTCGCTTAGTTGATACCTCATCACCGTTTATGAAACTTCGTATTTTTCAAAAGGATGAGCAAATTGGCATTGTCGAAGTTCCCATTGTGCCAAACGGCATGGACAATCATTTTAAAGTATTCTTCCAGGTTGATAAAGATAAAGGTTGGCTGCAAATCCGTGTGTACGATGTAAGTAACAGAAAGTGGCTTACGATACCTTTTGGAAAAGATAAAATTCGAATTCGAGAGAATTGGGAAGAATAA
- a CDS encoding AAA family ATPase: MENLISPIISLIDEVKIDPGSNGNIRKSLADLRLYLLAIKKEGDLFKFLTQYISKMSDTRREIQTLMKSRGIKPLDQVFRELLPKIQDSEEFLTLADFQFGEYYSPFEIALFSEFYNIQNGIYPIKKDINDERAIFIKATLEDGMYSNKWIIEGVEMKYFAKQTGESFNHISNQAIIESRINGQPIYLFVKDSTVIGSNKDLKLIGKFEFVDENWEGTKKWFKLRKADQNSISISVTEKINMKQLIQPYSIEDALQDSFLERHELESMLEVLKYKRNLILQGPPGVGKTYLAKKLGFACIEEKDDERLEMIQFHQSYSYEDFIRGYRPSKSGQFELNDGIFYTFCKNAENTNNDKKFVFIIDEINRGNLSKIFGELMLLIEKGKRGKDNAIHLTYRNENEPHFYVPDNIYIIGTMNTADRSLSIVDFALRRRFAFISLESKISSMRFKQFLLDKLAPKYLADQIVNRIKELNETILRDKTLGRGYEIGHSYFCPSEHDEVNETWYEHVVKNEIKPLLEEYWYDQPDRVEDEVNKLIRRE, from the coding sequence ATGGAGAATTTGATCAGCCCTATCATAAGCCTGATCGATGAAGTAAAAATCGATCCTGGATCAAATGGAAACATAAGAAAAAGTTTAGCCGATTTAAGACTGTATCTATTAGCTATAAAAAAAGAAGGAGATCTATTTAAATTTTTAACACAATATATTAGCAAAATGAGCGACACGAGACGGGAAATCCAGACTCTAATGAAGTCGCGTGGAATTAAGCCACTTGATCAGGTCTTCCGTGAATTATTGCCGAAAATCCAAGATTCTGAAGAGTTCTTAACGTTAGCAGACTTTCAATTTGGCGAGTACTATAGTCCCTTTGAAATAGCACTATTCAGCGAATTTTATAACATACAGAATGGAATATATCCGATAAAAAAAGATATCAACGATGAAAGAGCTATTTTCATTAAGGCTACTTTAGAAGATGGTATGTATTCAAATAAATGGATTATAGAAGGCGTAGAGATGAAATACTTCGCCAAACAAACTGGTGAAAGCTTTAATCACATTTCTAATCAAGCGATTATTGAATCTAGAATAAATGGGCAGCCAATTTATCTGTTTGTAAAAGATAGTACGGTAATTGGCTCGAATAAAGATTTGAAGTTAATAGGTAAGTTTGAGTTTGTTGATGAGAATTGGGAAGGAACGAAAAAGTGGTTTAAGCTACGTAAGGCAGATCAAAATTCAATTTCAATTTCAGTTACTGAGAAAATAAATATGAAACAATTGATCCAGCCATATTCCATTGAAGATGCACTCCAAGATTCGTTTCTAGAAAGACATGAGCTTGAATCCATGCTGGAGGTATTAAAATATAAACGAAATCTTATTCTTCAGGGACCTCCTGGTGTTGGAAAAACGTATTTAGCTAAAAAATTAGGTTTTGCTTGCATTGAAGAGAAAGATGATGAAAGGTTGGAAATGATTCAGTTCCATCAGTCTTATTCCTATGAGGATTTTATAAGAGGTTATAGGCCATCAAAATCCGGTCAATTTGAATTGAATGACGGTATCTTTTACACCTTTTGTAAAAATGCGGAGAATACTAATAACGATAAAAAATTTGTCTTTATTATTGATGAAATAAACAGAGGGAACTTAAGTAAAATATTCGGAGAATTGATGCTGTTAATTGAGAAAGGAAAGAGAGGAAAGGATAACGCAATTCATTTAACTTACAGGAACGAAAATGAACCTCACTTTTATGTTCCGGATAATATTTATATAATCGGAACTATGAATACGGCTGACCGCTCCCTGTCAATTGTTGATTTTGCTTTGAGGAGAAGGTTTGCATTTATTTCGTTAGAATCTAAAATTTCAAGTATGCGATTTAAACAATTTCTGTTGGATAAACTTGCTCCGAAATATCTAGCGGATCAAATTGTGAACCGAATAAAAGAATTAAATGAAACAATATTACGAGATAAAACTCTTGGAAGAGGATATGAAATCGGTCATAGCTATTTCTGTCCCTCGGAACATGACGAAGTCAATGAAACTTGGTACGAGCATGTAGTAAAAAATGAAATAAAACCTCTCCTTGAGGAGTACTGGTATGACCAGCCGGACCGGGTTGAAGACGAAGTAAACAAACTGATTCGTAGAGAATAA